From one Candidatus Deferrimicrobiaceae bacterium genomic stretch:
- a CDS encoding RNA-binding protein, with translation MSKKLYVGNLPFSATEDSLKEAFSRFGTVESVSIITDRYTGQSKGFGFIELSTKQEAAEAIAKMNTAEMDGRTLKVSEALPQAPREGGGARRGFGGGGGGGRGGGGGGYRR, from the coding sequence ATGAGCAAGAAATTGTACGTCGGGAATCTTCCCTTTTCCGCAACGGAGGATTCGCTGAAAGAGGCGTTTTCGCGTTTCGGAACGGTGGAATCGGTGAGCATCATCACGGACCGGTACACGGGCCAGAGCAAAGGGTTCGGTTTTATCGAGCTATCGACCAAGCAGGAGGCCGCCGAGGCCATCGCCAAGATGAACACCGCCGAAATGGACGGGAGGACGCTCAAGGTATCCGAGGCCCTTCCCCAGGCGCCCCGCGAAGGAGGGGGTGCGCGGCGAGGCTTTGGCGGAGGCGGCGGAGGAGGCCGAGGCGGTGGCGGCGGAGGATACCGCCGGTAA